A stretch of Equus przewalskii isolate Varuska chromosome 11, EquPr2, whole genome shotgun sequence DNA encodes these proteins:
- the MYRF gene encoding myelin regulatory factor isoform X2, translating into MSVGNRGHDINGALEPSNIDTSILEEYISKEDASDLCFPDISAPASAASYPHGQPAIPSSSGVHHLSPPGGGPSPGRHGPLPPPSYSAPLNCNNNNGMGAAPKPFLGGSGPPIKAEPKAPYAPGTLPDSPPDSGSEAYSPQQVNDPHLLRTITPETLCHVGVPSRLEHPPPPPAHLPGPPPPPPPPPHYPILQRDLYMKAEPPMPPYAAMGQGLVPTDLHHTQQSQMLHQLLQQHGAELPTHPSKKRKHSESPPNTLNAQMLNGMIKQEPGTVTALPPHPTRAPSPPWPPQGPLSPGPGSLPLSIARVQTPPWHPPGAPSPGLLQDNDSLSGSYLDPNYQSIKWQPHQQNKWATLYDANYKELPMLTYRVDADKGFNFSVGDDAFVCQKKNHFQVTVYIGMLGEPKYVKTPEGLKPLDCFYLKLHGVKLEALNQSINIEQSQSDRSKRPFNPVTVNLPPEQVTKVTVGRLHFSETTANNMRKKGKPNPDQRYFMLVVALQAHAQNQNYTLAAQISERIIVRASNPGQFESDSDVLWQRAQVPDTVFHHGRVGINTDRPDEALVVHGNVKVMGSLMHPSDLRAKEHVQEVDTMEQLKRISRMRLVHYRYKPEFAASAGIEATAAPETGVIAQEVKEILPEAVKDTGDVVFANGKTIENFLVVNKERIFMENVGAVKELCKLTDNLETRIDELERWSHKLAKLRRLDSLKSTGSSGAFSHAGSQFSRAGSVPHKKRPPKVASKSSSVVPDQACISQRFLQGTIIALVVVMAFSVVSMSTLYVLSLRTEEDLVETDGSFAVSTSCLLALLRPQHPGGSEALCPWSSQSFGTTQLRQSPVTTGLPGTQPSLLLVTAGLVSSAPGPAIRTVDLCFSRPCPVVCCSSSTPSPTPAPSLGPSSNPSHGLSPSPSPSTNRSGPSQMALLPVTNIRAKSWGLSANGIGHFKHSKSLEPVASPAVPFPGGQGKAKNSPSLGLHGRARRGAPQPGLSPVQPTQARDQPDPVPSLTSIQVLENSMPITSLYCAPGNACRPGNFTYHIPISSSTPLHLSLTLQMNSSSPVSVVLCRLMSKEEPCEEGGFLQSLHTHQDTQGTSHQWPVTILSFREFTYHFRVALLGQANCSAEALARPATDYYFHFYRLCD; encoded by the exons GCCACGACATCAACGGCGCCCTGGAGCCCTCCAACATCGACACCAGCATCCTGGAGGAGTACATCAGCAAGGAGGATGCCTCCGACCT cTGCTTCCCTGACATCTCTGCTCCAGCCAGTGCCGCCTCCTACCCCCACGGGCAGCCAGCGATCCCCAGCTCCAGCGGGGTCCACCACCTGAGCCCCCCTGGGGGTGGACCCTCCCCGGGGCGCCatggccccctcccacccccaagcTACAGTGCCCCGCTCAACTGCAACAACAACAACGGCATGGGCGCCGCTCCCAAGCCCTTCCTGGGGGGCTCCGGGCCCCCCATCAAGGCAGAGCCCAAGGCTCCCTATGCCCCAGG CACGCTGCCAGACTCTCCCCCAGACTCGGGCTCCGAGGCCTACTCCCCCCAGCAGGTGAATG ACCCCCATCTCCTGCGCACTATAACCCCTGAGACCCTGTGCCACGTGGGAGTGCCCTCCCGCCTGGAGCAcccgcccccacctccagcccacctgccaggccccccaccgcccccgccgcccccaccTCACTACCCTATCCTGCAGCGGGACCTGTACATGAAGGCCGAGCCCCCGATGCCCCCCTATGCCGCCATGGGGCAGGGACTGGTGCCCACCGACCTCCATCACACCCAGCAGTCCCAGATGCTGCACCAGCTGCTGCAGCAACATGGAGCTGA GCTCCCCACACACCCCTCCAAGAAGAGGAAGCACTCCGAATCACCCCCCAACACCCTCAACGCCCAGATGCTGAATGGAATGATCAAACAGGAGCCTGGGACCGTGACAGCCCTGCCCCCGCACCCCACTCGAGCCCCATCCCCACCTTGGCCTCCCCAGGGCCCGCTCTCCCCCGGCCCCGGCTCCTTGCCCCTCAGCATCGCCCGGGTCCAGACGCCGCCTTGGCACCCACCAGGTGCACCCTCACCAG GTCTCCTGCAGGACAATGATAGTCTCAGTGGCTCCTACCTGGACCCCAACTACCAGTCCATCAAGTGGCAGCCGCATCAGCAGAACAAGTGGGCGACACTGTACGACGCGAACTACAAAGAGCT gcccatGCTCACCTACCGCGTGGATGCCGACAAGGGCTTCAACTTTTCGGTGGGCGATGATGCCTTCGTGTGCCAGAAGAAGAACCACTTCCAGGTGACGGTGTACATCGGCATGCTGGGCGAGCCCAAGTACGTCAAGACGCCCGAAGGCCTCAAGCCCCTTGATTGCTTCTACCTGAAGTTGCACGGAGTGAAG CTGGAGGCCCTGAACCAGTCCATCAACATCGAGCAGTCCCAGTCAGACCGAAGCAAGCGCCCCTTCAACCCCGTCAC GGTCAATCTGCCCCCTGAGCAGGTCACGAAGGTGACCGTGGGGCGGTTGCACTTCAGCGAGACCACCGCCAACAACATGCGCAAGAAGGGCAAGCCCAACCCTGACCAGAG GTACTTCATGCTGGTGGTGGCCCTCCAGGCCCACGCACAGAACCAGAACTACACGCTGGCTGCCCAGATCTCGGAGCGCATCATCGTGCGG GCCTCCAATCCAGGCCAGTTTGAGAGTGACAGCGACGTGCTGTGGCAGCGGGCGCAAGTGCCCGACACCGTCTTCCACCATGGCCGTGTGGGCATCAACACGGACCGGCCAGACGAGGCGCTGGTCGTGCACGGCAACGTCAAGGTCATGGGCTCGCTCATGCACCCCTCAGACCTGCGGGCGAAGGAGCACGTGCAGGAG GTGGACACCATGGAGCAGCTGAAGAGGATCTCGCGCATGCGCCTGGTGCACTACAGATACAAGCCGGAGTTTGCCGCCAGCGCTGGCATCGAGGCGACCGCGGCGCCCGAGACGG GTGTGATCGCCCAGGAGGTGAAGGAGATCCTGCCTGAGGCCGTGAAGGACACTGGAGACGTAGTCTTTGCCAATGGGAAAACTATAGAGAACTTCCTGGTGGTGAACAAG GAGCGCATCTTCATGGAGAACGTGGGTGCTGTGAAGGAGCTGTGCAAGCTGACTGACAACCTGGAGACGCGCATTGATGAGCTGGAGCGCTGGAGCCACAAGCTGGCCAAACTGCGGCGACTTGATAGTCTCAAGTCCACTGGCAGCTCAGGCGCCTTCAG CCATGCAGGGAGCCAGTTCAGCCGGGCGGGCAGCGTCCCCCACAAGAAGAGGCCCCCCAAGGTGGCCAGCAAG TCATCGTCTGTGGTCCCAGACCAGGCCTGCATCAGCCAGCGCTTCCTGCAGGGAACCATCATTGCCCTGGTGGTGGTCATGGCCTTCAG CGTGGTGTCCATGTCCACACTGTATGTGCTGAGCCTGCGTACTGAGGAGGACCTGGTAGAAACTGATGG CTCTTTTGCCGTGTCTACTTCCTGTCTTCTGGCCCTGCTCCGGCCCCAGCACCCTGGGGGGAGCGAGGCCCTGTGCCCATG GTCCAGCCAGAGCTTTGGGACCACTCAGCTCCGACAGTCCCCTGTGACCACTGGGCTGCCAGGCACACAGCCCTCTTTGCTGCTGG TTACCGCCGGCCTGGTCAGCTCAGCTCCGGGTCCAGCCATACGCACTGTGGACCTGTGCTTCAGCCGCCCCTGCCCGGTCGTCTGCTGCTCCTCGTCCACCCCCAGCCCTACTCCTGCCCCTAGTCTTGGCCCCAGCTCTAACCCCAGTCACGGTCTCAGCCCCAGTCCCAGCCCCTCCACCAACCGCTCAG GCCCCAGCCAGATGGCCCTGCTGCCAGTCACCAACATCAGAGCCAAGTCCTGGGGCCTGTCAGCCAATGGCATTGGCCACTTCAAGCATTCAAAGAGCTTGGAGCCTGTGGCTAGCCCTGCAGTCCCCTTCCCTGGGGGGCAGGGCAAAGCCAAGAACAGCCCCAGCCTCGGTCTCCATGGCCGGGCCCGCCGAGGAGCCCCCCAGCCTGGCCTGAGCCCTGTTCAGCCCACTCAGGCCCGGGACCAGCCAG ACCCAGTGCCCTCCCTGACCTCCATCCAGGTGCTGGAGAATTCGATGCCCATCACCTCCCTGTACTGCGCCCCAGGGAATGCCTGCAG GCCTGGCAACTTCACCTACCACATCCCCATCAGCAGCAGCACCCCGCTGCACCTCAGCCTGACCCTGCAGATGAA CTCCTCATCTCCCGTGTCCGTCGTGCTGTGCCGCCTCATGTCAAAGGAGGAGCCGTGTGAGGAGGGGGGCTTTCTGCAGAGCCTTCACACCCACCAGGACACCCAG ggCACTTCCCACCAGTGGCCAGTAACTATCCTGTCCTTCCGTGAATTCACCTACCACTTCCGCGTGGCACTGCTG GGTCAGGCCAACTGCAGCGCGGAGGCTCTGGCCCGGCCAGCCACAGACTACTACTTCCACTTCTACCGCCTGTGTGACTGA
- the MYRF gene encoding myelin regulatory factor isoform X9, with product MSVGNRGHDINGALEPSNIDTSILEEYISKEDASDLCFPDISAPASAASYPHGQPAIPSSSGVHHLSPPGGGPSPGRHGPLPPPSYSAPLNCNNNNGMGAAPKPFLGGSGPPIKAEPKAPYAPGTLPDSPPDSGSEAYSPQQRDLYMKAEPPMPPYAAMGQGLVPTDLHHTQQSQMLHQLLQQHGAELPTHPSKKRKHSESPPNTLNAQMLNGMIKQEPGTVTALPPHPTRAPSPPWPPQGPLSPGPGSLPLSIARVQTPPWHPPGAPSPGLLQDNDSLSGSYLDPNYQSIKWQPHQQNKWATLYDANYKELPMLTYRVDADKGFNFSVGDDAFVCQKKNHFQVTVYIGMLGEPKYVKTPEGLKPLDCFYLKLHGVKLEALNQSINIEQSQSDRSKRPFNPVTVNLPPEQVTKVTVGRLHFSETTANNMRKKGKPNPDQRYFMLVVALQAHAQNQNYTLAAQISERIIVRASNPGQFESDSDVLWQRAQVPDTVFHHGRVGINTDRPDEALVVHGNVKVMGSLMHPSDLRAKEHVQEVDTMEQLKRISRMRLVHYRYKPEFAASAGIEATAAPETGVIAQEVKEILPEAVKDTGDVVFANGKTIENFLVVNKERIFMENVGAVKELCKLTDNLETRIDELERWSHKLAKLRRLDSLKSTGSSGAFSHAGSQFSRAGSVPHKKRPPKVASKSSSVVPDQACISQRFLQGTIIALVVVMAFSVVSMSTLYVLSLRTEEDLVETDGSFAVSTSCLLALLRPQHPGGSEALCPCRSSQSFGTTQLRQSPVTTGLPGTQPSLLLVTAGLVSSAPGPAIRTVDLCFSRPCPVVCCSSSTPSPTPAPSLGPSSNPSHGLSPSPSPSTNRSGPSQMALLPVTNIRAKSWGLSANGIGHFKHSKSLEPVASPAVPFPGGQGKAKNSPSLGLHGRARRGAPQPGLSPVQPTQARDQPDPVPSLTSIQVLENSMPITSLYCAPGNACRPGNFTYHIPISSSTPLHLSLTLQMNSSSPVSVVLCRLMSKEEPCEEGGFLQSLHTHQDTQGTSHQWPVTILSFREFTYHFRVALLGQANCSAEALARPATDYYFHFYRLCD from the exons GCCACGACATCAACGGCGCCCTGGAGCCCTCCAACATCGACACCAGCATCCTGGAGGAGTACATCAGCAAGGAGGATGCCTCCGACCT cTGCTTCCCTGACATCTCTGCTCCAGCCAGTGCCGCCTCCTACCCCCACGGGCAGCCAGCGATCCCCAGCTCCAGCGGGGTCCACCACCTGAGCCCCCCTGGGGGTGGACCCTCCCCGGGGCGCCatggccccctcccacccccaagcTACAGTGCCCCGCTCAACTGCAACAACAACAACGGCATGGGCGCCGCTCCCAAGCCCTTCCTGGGGGGCTCCGGGCCCCCCATCAAGGCAGAGCCCAAGGCTCCCTATGCCCCAGG CACGCTGCCAGACTCTCCCCCAGACTCGGGCTCCGAGGCCTACTCCCCCCAGCAG CGGGACCTGTACATGAAGGCCGAGCCCCCGATGCCCCCCTATGCCGCCATGGGGCAGGGACTGGTGCCCACCGACCTCCATCACACCCAGCAGTCCCAGATGCTGCACCAGCTGCTGCAGCAACATGGAGCTGA GCTCCCCACACACCCCTCCAAGAAGAGGAAGCACTCCGAATCACCCCCCAACACCCTCAACGCCCAGATGCTGAATGGAATGATCAAACAGGAGCCTGGGACCGTGACAGCCCTGCCCCCGCACCCCACTCGAGCCCCATCCCCACCTTGGCCTCCCCAGGGCCCGCTCTCCCCCGGCCCCGGCTCCTTGCCCCTCAGCATCGCCCGGGTCCAGACGCCGCCTTGGCACCCACCAGGTGCACCCTCACCAG GTCTCCTGCAGGACAATGATAGTCTCAGTGGCTCCTACCTGGACCCCAACTACCAGTCCATCAAGTGGCAGCCGCATCAGCAGAACAAGTGGGCGACACTGTACGACGCGAACTACAAAGAGCT gcccatGCTCACCTACCGCGTGGATGCCGACAAGGGCTTCAACTTTTCGGTGGGCGATGATGCCTTCGTGTGCCAGAAGAAGAACCACTTCCAGGTGACGGTGTACATCGGCATGCTGGGCGAGCCCAAGTACGTCAAGACGCCCGAAGGCCTCAAGCCCCTTGATTGCTTCTACCTGAAGTTGCACGGAGTGAAG CTGGAGGCCCTGAACCAGTCCATCAACATCGAGCAGTCCCAGTCAGACCGAAGCAAGCGCCCCTTCAACCCCGTCAC GGTCAATCTGCCCCCTGAGCAGGTCACGAAGGTGACCGTGGGGCGGTTGCACTTCAGCGAGACCACCGCCAACAACATGCGCAAGAAGGGCAAGCCCAACCCTGACCAGAG GTACTTCATGCTGGTGGTGGCCCTCCAGGCCCACGCACAGAACCAGAACTACACGCTGGCTGCCCAGATCTCGGAGCGCATCATCGTGCGG GCCTCCAATCCAGGCCAGTTTGAGAGTGACAGCGACGTGCTGTGGCAGCGGGCGCAAGTGCCCGACACCGTCTTCCACCATGGCCGTGTGGGCATCAACACGGACCGGCCAGACGAGGCGCTGGTCGTGCACGGCAACGTCAAGGTCATGGGCTCGCTCATGCACCCCTCAGACCTGCGGGCGAAGGAGCACGTGCAGGAG GTGGACACCATGGAGCAGCTGAAGAGGATCTCGCGCATGCGCCTGGTGCACTACAGATACAAGCCGGAGTTTGCCGCCAGCGCTGGCATCGAGGCGACCGCGGCGCCCGAGACGG GTGTGATCGCCCAGGAGGTGAAGGAGATCCTGCCTGAGGCCGTGAAGGACACTGGAGACGTAGTCTTTGCCAATGGGAAAACTATAGAGAACTTCCTGGTGGTGAACAAG GAGCGCATCTTCATGGAGAACGTGGGTGCTGTGAAGGAGCTGTGCAAGCTGACTGACAACCTGGAGACGCGCATTGATGAGCTGGAGCGCTGGAGCCACAAGCTGGCCAAACTGCGGCGACTTGATAGTCTCAAGTCCACTGGCAGCTCAGGCGCCTTCAG CCATGCAGGGAGCCAGTTCAGCCGGGCGGGCAGCGTCCCCCACAAGAAGAGGCCCCCCAAGGTGGCCAGCAAG TCATCGTCTGTGGTCCCAGACCAGGCCTGCATCAGCCAGCGCTTCCTGCAGGGAACCATCATTGCCCTGGTGGTGGTCATGGCCTTCAG CGTGGTGTCCATGTCCACACTGTATGTGCTGAGCCTGCGTACTGAGGAGGACCTGGTAGAAACTGATGG CTCTTTTGCCGTGTCTACTTCCTGTCTTCTGGCCCTGCTCCGGCCCCAGCACCCTGGGGGGAGCGAGGCCCTGTGCCCATG CAGGTCCAGCCAGAGCTTTGGGACCACTCAGCTCCGACAGTCCCCTGTGACCACTGGGCTGCCAGGCACACAGCCCTCTTTGCTGCTGG TTACCGCCGGCCTGGTCAGCTCAGCTCCGGGTCCAGCCATACGCACTGTGGACCTGTGCTTCAGCCGCCCCTGCCCGGTCGTCTGCTGCTCCTCGTCCACCCCCAGCCCTACTCCTGCCCCTAGTCTTGGCCCCAGCTCTAACCCCAGTCACGGTCTCAGCCCCAGTCCCAGCCCCTCCACCAACCGCTCAG GCCCCAGCCAGATGGCCCTGCTGCCAGTCACCAACATCAGAGCCAAGTCCTGGGGCCTGTCAGCCAATGGCATTGGCCACTTCAAGCATTCAAAGAGCTTGGAGCCTGTGGCTAGCCCTGCAGTCCCCTTCCCTGGGGGGCAGGGCAAAGCCAAGAACAGCCCCAGCCTCGGTCTCCATGGCCGGGCCCGCCGAGGAGCCCCCCAGCCTGGCCTGAGCCCTGTTCAGCCCACTCAGGCCCGGGACCAGCCAG ACCCAGTGCCCTCCCTGACCTCCATCCAGGTGCTGGAGAATTCGATGCCCATCACCTCCCTGTACTGCGCCCCAGGGAATGCCTGCAG GCCTGGCAACTTCACCTACCACATCCCCATCAGCAGCAGCACCCCGCTGCACCTCAGCCTGACCCTGCAGATGAA CTCCTCATCTCCCGTGTCCGTCGTGCTGTGCCGCCTCATGTCAAAGGAGGAGCCGTGTGAGGAGGGGGGCTTTCTGCAGAGCCTTCACACCCACCAGGACACCCAG ggCACTTCCCACCAGTGGCCAGTAACTATCCTGTCCTTCCGTGAATTCACCTACCACTTCCGCGTGGCACTGCTG GGTCAGGCCAACTGCAGCGCGGAGGCTCTGGCCCGGCCAGCCACAGACTACTACTTCCACTTCTACCGCCTGTGTGACTGA
- the MYRF gene encoding myelin regulatory factor isoform X10 has protein sequence MSVGNRGHDINGALEPSNIDTSILEEYISKEDASDLCFPDISAPASAASYPHGQPAIPSSSGVHHLSPPGGGPSPGRHGPLPPPSYSAPLNCNNNNGMGAAPKPFLGGSGPPIKAEPKAPYAPGTLPDSPPDSGSEAYSPQQRDLYMKAEPPMPPYAAMGQGLVPTDLHHTQQSQMLHQLLQQHGAELPTHPSKKRKHSESPPNTLNAQMLNGMIKQEPGTVTALPPHPTRAPSPPWPPQGPLSPGPGSLPLSIARVQTPPWHPPGAPSPGLLQDNDSLSGSYLDPNYQSIKWQPHQQNKWATLYDANYKELPMLTYRVDADKGFNFSVGDDAFVCQKKNHFQVTVYIGMLGEPKYVKTPEGLKPLDCFYLKLHGVKLEALNQSINIEQSQSDRSKRPFNPVTVNLPPEQVTKVTVGRLHFSETTANNMRKKGKPNPDQRYFMLVVALQAHAQNQNYTLAAQISERIIVRASNPGQFESDSDVLWQRAQVPDTVFHHGRVGINTDRPDEALVVHGNVKVMGSLMHPSDLRAKEHVQEVDTMEQLKRISRMRLVHYRYKPEFAASAGIEATAAPETGVIAQEVKEILPEAVKDTGDVVFANGKTIENFLVVNKERIFMENVGAVKELCKLTDNLETRIDELERWSHKLAKLRRLDSLKSTGSSGAFSHAGSQFSRAGSVPHKKRPPKVASKSSSVVPDQACISQRFLQGTIIALVVVMAFSVVSMSTLYVLSLRTEEDLVETDGSFAVSTSCLLALLRPQHPGGSEALCPWSSQSFGTTQLRQSPVTTGLPGTQPSLLLVTAGLVSSAPGPAIRTVDLCFSRPCPVVCCSSSTPSPTPAPSLGPSSNPSHGLSPSPSPSTNRSGPSQMALLPVTNIRAKSWGLSANGIGHFKHSKSLEPVASPAVPFPGGQGKAKNSPSLGLHGRARRGAPQPGLSPVQPTQARDQPDPVPSLTSIQVLENSMPITSLYCAPGNACRPGNFTYHIPISSSTPLHLSLTLQMNSSSPVSVVLCRLMSKEEPCEEGGFLQSLHTHQDTQGTSHQWPVTILSFREFTYHFRVALLGQANCSAEALARPATDYYFHFYRLCD, from the exons GCCACGACATCAACGGCGCCCTGGAGCCCTCCAACATCGACACCAGCATCCTGGAGGAGTACATCAGCAAGGAGGATGCCTCCGACCT cTGCTTCCCTGACATCTCTGCTCCAGCCAGTGCCGCCTCCTACCCCCACGGGCAGCCAGCGATCCCCAGCTCCAGCGGGGTCCACCACCTGAGCCCCCCTGGGGGTGGACCCTCCCCGGGGCGCCatggccccctcccacccccaagcTACAGTGCCCCGCTCAACTGCAACAACAACAACGGCATGGGCGCCGCTCCCAAGCCCTTCCTGGGGGGCTCCGGGCCCCCCATCAAGGCAGAGCCCAAGGCTCCCTATGCCCCAGG CACGCTGCCAGACTCTCCCCCAGACTCGGGCTCCGAGGCCTACTCCCCCCAGCAG CGGGACCTGTACATGAAGGCCGAGCCCCCGATGCCCCCCTATGCCGCCATGGGGCAGGGACTGGTGCCCACCGACCTCCATCACACCCAGCAGTCCCAGATGCTGCACCAGCTGCTGCAGCAACATGGAGCTGA GCTCCCCACACACCCCTCCAAGAAGAGGAAGCACTCCGAATCACCCCCCAACACCCTCAACGCCCAGATGCTGAATGGAATGATCAAACAGGAGCCTGGGACCGTGACAGCCCTGCCCCCGCACCCCACTCGAGCCCCATCCCCACCTTGGCCTCCCCAGGGCCCGCTCTCCCCCGGCCCCGGCTCCTTGCCCCTCAGCATCGCCCGGGTCCAGACGCCGCCTTGGCACCCACCAGGTGCACCCTCACCAG GTCTCCTGCAGGACAATGATAGTCTCAGTGGCTCCTACCTGGACCCCAACTACCAGTCCATCAAGTGGCAGCCGCATCAGCAGAACAAGTGGGCGACACTGTACGACGCGAACTACAAAGAGCT gcccatGCTCACCTACCGCGTGGATGCCGACAAGGGCTTCAACTTTTCGGTGGGCGATGATGCCTTCGTGTGCCAGAAGAAGAACCACTTCCAGGTGACGGTGTACATCGGCATGCTGGGCGAGCCCAAGTACGTCAAGACGCCCGAAGGCCTCAAGCCCCTTGATTGCTTCTACCTGAAGTTGCACGGAGTGAAG CTGGAGGCCCTGAACCAGTCCATCAACATCGAGCAGTCCCAGTCAGACCGAAGCAAGCGCCCCTTCAACCCCGTCAC GGTCAATCTGCCCCCTGAGCAGGTCACGAAGGTGACCGTGGGGCGGTTGCACTTCAGCGAGACCACCGCCAACAACATGCGCAAGAAGGGCAAGCCCAACCCTGACCAGAG GTACTTCATGCTGGTGGTGGCCCTCCAGGCCCACGCACAGAACCAGAACTACACGCTGGCTGCCCAGATCTCGGAGCGCATCATCGTGCGG GCCTCCAATCCAGGCCAGTTTGAGAGTGACAGCGACGTGCTGTGGCAGCGGGCGCAAGTGCCCGACACCGTCTTCCACCATGGCCGTGTGGGCATCAACACGGACCGGCCAGACGAGGCGCTGGTCGTGCACGGCAACGTCAAGGTCATGGGCTCGCTCATGCACCCCTCAGACCTGCGGGCGAAGGAGCACGTGCAGGAG GTGGACACCATGGAGCAGCTGAAGAGGATCTCGCGCATGCGCCTGGTGCACTACAGATACAAGCCGGAGTTTGCCGCCAGCGCTGGCATCGAGGCGACCGCGGCGCCCGAGACGG GTGTGATCGCCCAGGAGGTGAAGGAGATCCTGCCTGAGGCCGTGAAGGACACTGGAGACGTAGTCTTTGCCAATGGGAAAACTATAGAGAACTTCCTGGTGGTGAACAAG GAGCGCATCTTCATGGAGAACGTGGGTGCTGTGAAGGAGCTGTGCAAGCTGACTGACAACCTGGAGACGCGCATTGATGAGCTGGAGCGCTGGAGCCACAAGCTGGCCAAACTGCGGCGACTTGATAGTCTCAAGTCCACTGGCAGCTCAGGCGCCTTCAG CCATGCAGGGAGCCAGTTCAGCCGGGCGGGCAGCGTCCCCCACAAGAAGAGGCCCCCCAAGGTGGCCAGCAAG TCATCGTCTGTGGTCCCAGACCAGGCCTGCATCAGCCAGCGCTTCCTGCAGGGAACCATCATTGCCCTGGTGGTGGTCATGGCCTTCAG CGTGGTGTCCATGTCCACACTGTATGTGCTGAGCCTGCGTACTGAGGAGGACCTGGTAGAAACTGATGG CTCTTTTGCCGTGTCTACTTCCTGTCTTCTGGCCCTGCTCCGGCCCCAGCACCCTGGGGGGAGCGAGGCCCTGTGCCCATG GTCCAGCCAGAGCTTTGGGACCACTCAGCTCCGACAGTCCCCTGTGACCACTGGGCTGCCAGGCACACAGCCCTCTTTGCTGCTGG TTACCGCCGGCCTGGTCAGCTCAGCTCCGGGTCCAGCCATACGCACTGTGGACCTGTGCTTCAGCCGCCCCTGCCCGGTCGTCTGCTGCTCCTCGTCCACCCCCAGCCCTACTCCTGCCCCTAGTCTTGGCCCCAGCTCTAACCCCAGTCACGGTCTCAGCCCCAGTCCCAGCCCCTCCACCAACCGCTCAG GCCCCAGCCAGATGGCCCTGCTGCCAGTCACCAACATCAGAGCCAAGTCCTGGGGCCTGTCAGCCAATGGCATTGGCCACTTCAAGCATTCAAAGAGCTTGGAGCCTGTGGCTAGCCCTGCAGTCCCCTTCCCTGGGGGGCAGGGCAAAGCCAAGAACAGCCCCAGCCTCGGTCTCCATGGCCGGGCCCGCCGAGGAGCCCCCCAGCCTGGCCTGAGCCCTGTTCAGCCCACTCAGGCCCGGGACCAGCCAG ACCCAGTGCCCTCCCTGACCTCCATCCAGGTGCTGGAGAATTCGATGCCCATCACCTCCCTGTACTGCGCCCCAGGGAATGCCTGCAG GCCTGGCAACTTCACCTACCACATCCCCATCAGCAGCAGCACCCCGCTGCACCTCAGCCTGACCCTGCAGATGAA CTCCTCATCTCCCGTGTCCGTCGTGCTGTGCCGCCTCATGTCAAAGGAGGAGCCGTGTGAGGAGGGGGGCTTTCTGCAGAGCCTTCACACCCACCAGGACACCCAG ggCACTTCCCACCAGTGGCCAGTAACTATCCTGTCCTTCCGTGAATTCACCTACCACTTCCGCGTGGCACTGCTG GGTCAGGCCAACTGCAGCGCGGAGGCTCTGGCCCGGCCAGCCACAGACTACTACTTCCACTTCTACCGCCTGTGTGACTGA